A portion of the Streptomyces sp. NBC_00376 genome contains these proteins:
- a CDS encoding MFS transporter → MLSPAPVPSRTPSYATVLRTPHAARTFGAALLGRLSYGMVSLSLMLAVNASVGSYSVAGAVMALFGATSVFLSPARAALIDRHGPRRVLPPLAGVYAVLLAALAYATWRPGAPALLLAALAAAAGAFSPPLGPVMRTLWSGLVADRELLRRAYSLDGVAEELLFVSGPLLVGVVVKFASPAAGIAASAALILVGTLALVSSPAVRAAGVAPSDDKAAGPDDPPAGRRLLGVIGLRHAVLVTASVGLCLGGLDLLVVAFAEQRHQGTGAVSWVLAALSAGSAVGGLAYGAVSWRASNRARLPLLAAGLGAAVAGAGLSPGVYVLAALAAVAGLFVAPALTTAYLIADESVGAGSRTQAGAWVNTAVNAGSSVGAAAVGLLVDRLPPAVCFAVAAVPALLCAAVVARGSAARGAVAREAVSRS, encoded by the coding sequence ATGCTTTCGCCAGCACCCGTGCCTTCGCGCACGCCTTCGTACGCCACCGTCCTGCGTACCCCTCACGCCGCCCGCACCTTCGGTGCCGCTCTGCTGGGGCGGCTCTCGTACGGGATGGTCTCGCTCTCTCTGATGCTGGCGGTGAACGCGAGCGTCGGCTCGTACTCCGTCGCCGGTGCCGTCATGGCGCTCTTCGGGGCGACCAGTGTCTTCCTCTCCCCCGCCCGTGCCGCGCTGATCGACCGGCACGGGCCGCGCCGGGTCCTGCCACCGCTGGCCGGCGTCTACGCGGTACTGCTCGCCGCCCTCGCGTACGCCACCTGGCGGCCGGGGGCCCCGGCGCTCCTGCTGGCGGCGCTCGCCGCCGCCGCGGGGGCCTTCTCACCGCCTCTGGGGCCGGTGATGCGGACCCTGTGGAGCGGTCTCGTCGCCGACCGGGAGCTGTTGCGGCGCGCCTACAGCCTGGACGGTGTCGCCGAGGAACTCCTCTTCGTCTCCGGTCCGTTGCTGGTGGGGGTGGTGGTGAAGTTCGCCTCGCCCGCGGCCGGGATCGCGGCCAGTGCCGCGCTGATCCTCGTGGGCACGCTGGCGCTGGTGTCGTCACCGGCGGTACGCGCTGCGGGCGTGGCGCCGTCGGACGACAAGGCCGCCGGACCGGACGACCCGCCGGCCGGGCGGCGGCTGCTCGGCGTCATCGGGCTGCGGCACGCGGTGCTGGTGACGGCCTCCGTGGGGTTGTGCCTGGGGGGCCTGGATCTGCTGGTGGTGGCATTCGCCGAGCAGCGCCACCAGGGCACGGGGGCCGTGTCGTGGGTGCTGGCCGCGCTCTCGGCCGGAAGCGCGGTCGGGGGACTCGCCTACGGCGCCGTCTCCTGGCGGGCGTCGAACCGGGCGCGGCTGCCGCTGCTGGCCGCCGGACTGGGCGCCGCCGTGGCCGGGGCCGGGCTGTCGCCCGGTGTGTACGTGCTGGCCGCGCTCGCCGCGGTGGCCGGGCTGTTCGTCGCGCCCGCGCTGACCACCGCGTACCTCATCGCGGACGAGTCCGTGGGCGCGGGCAGCCGCACACAGGCCGGTGCCTGGGTGAACACCGCGGTCAACGCCGGGTCGTCGGTGGGTGCCGCGGCGGTGGGTCTGCTGGTGGACCGGCTGCCGCCGGCCGTCTGCTTCGCGGTGGCGGCGGTGCCCGCGCTGTTGTGTGCGGCCGTGGTGGCGCGCGGATCGGCGGCCCGAGGAGCGGTGGCGCGCGAAGCGGTCAGCCGCTCGTGA
- a CDS encoding urease accessory protein UreD: protein MTADSAEPTVVAVERDGSGRHIARELRPGAFLAPRPLLPSPDRLRIALVGTRAGLLAGDDLLLDISVGPGARLELVEPSGLVAYDHRGGRSSWRARVDIAEGGELCWDARPFVISRGAAVERSMAVALAAGARMLWRDTLVLGRSGERGGGVRAMTHATYDGCELLVEDLDLMDPDLRELPGILGPNRIIGSVTALGAAPAGRPHPYRMDLAGPGAQVRLLDTVAPAIEADLAAVWEEWRTPDGPGVRTSTVTSG, encoded by the coding sequence GTGACCGCGGATTCCGCCGAGCCCACCGTCGTCGCCGTGGAGCGCGACGGCTCGGGCCGCCACATCGCCCGCGAACTGCGTCCGGGCGCCTTCCTCGCCCCCCGCCCCCTGCTGCCGTCCCCCGACCGGCTGCGGATCGCCCTGGTCGGCACCCGGGCGGGCCTGCTGGCGGGCGACGATCTGCTGCTGGACATCTCGGTCGGCCCCGGCGCCCGGCTGGAACTGGTCGAGCCGTCCGGCCTGGTCGCGTACGACCATCGAGGCGGCAGGTCGAGCTGGCGGGCCCGGGTGGACATCGCGGAGGGCGGTGAACTGTGCTGGGACGCACGGCCGTTCGTGATCTCCAGGGGCGCCGCGGTCGAGCGCTCGATGGCGGTCGCGCTGGCGGCCGGGGCCCGGATGCTGTGGCGCGACACCCTGGTCCTGGGGCGCTCCGGAGAGCGGGGCGGCGGTGTCCGGGCGATGACGCACGCCACGTACGACGGCTGCGAGCTGCTGGTCGAGGACCTGGATCTCATGGACCCGGACCTGCGTGAACTCCCCGGCATCCTGGGCCCCAACCGCATCATCGGCTCGGTCACCGCCCTCGGCGCCGCCCCGGCCGGCCGGCCCCACCCGTACCGCATGGACCTGGCGGGGCCGGGGGCTCAGGTACGGCTGCTGGACACGGTGGCGCCGGCGATCGAGGCGGACCTGGCCGCGGTCTGGGAGGAGTGGCGCACACCGGACGGACCCGGTGTGCGCACCTCCACGGTCACGAGCGGCTGA